The Bernardetia litoralis DSM 6794 genome includes a window with the following:
- a CDS encoding UDP-glucose/GDP-mannose dehydrogenase family, NAD-binding domain protein — protein MKSISILGCGWLGLETAKFFVEKGIQVNGSTTSKEKIENLEKKGIKPFHLELNKKNINKFKNNSNEFFKDFFETDICLINIPPPKENKEFYKTQMEFIATHLLKNKKATKKIIFISSTSIYKNTLQLSVSLRTTQLESFEDDVQTLEKANRKDIFEAENVFIQASKTNDLDVVILRAGGLMGGKRIAGKYFTGKKDLNTGQIPVNFIHRQDLINIIYLISEKTDKKSLLIDKKCNKYEVFNVVCPIHPIRQKVYQKNAKEYNFEAPTFKNNNQTSDYKIINSNKLEKILGYEFIYPNPLYFPVES, from the coding sequence ATGAAATCAATTAGTATTTTAGGTTGTGGCTGGCTCGGATTAGAAACAGCCAAATTTTTTGTAGAAAAAGGAATACAAGTAAACGGTTCAACTACCTCAAAAGAAAAAATAGAAAATTTAGAAAAAAAAGGAATAAAACCTTTTCATTTAGAATTGAATAAGAAGAATATAAATAAATTTAAAAATAATTCGAATGAATTTTTCAAAGATTTTTTTGAAACAGATATTTGTTTGATAAATATTCCACCACCAAAAGAGAACAAAGAATTTTATAAAACTCAAATGGAATTTATCGCAACTCATTTGCTAAAAAATAAAAAAGCAACCAAAAAAATAATTTTCATTAGCTCAACTTCTATCTATAAAAATACTTTGCAGTTGTCGGTATCCCTACGAACGACACAACTTGAATCCTTTGAAGATGATGTTCAAACTTTAGAAAAAGCCAATCGAAAAGATATTTTTGAAGCTGAAAATGTATTTATTCAAGCTAGTAAAACTAATGATTTAGATGTTGTTATTTTGCGTGCAGGTGGACTTATGGGAGGAAAAAGAATAGCAGGAAAGTATTTTACAGGCAAAAAAGACTTAAATACAGGGCAAATTCCTGTAAATTTCATACATAGACAGGATTTGATAAATATTATTTATCTAATTTCTGAAAAAACAGATAAAAAAAGCCTTCTTATTGATAAAAAATGTAACAAATATGAAGTTTTTAACGTAGTCTGTCCTATTCATCCAATACGCCAAAAAGTATATCAAAAGAATGCAAAAGAGTATAATTTTGAAGCTCCAACATTTAAAAACAATAATCAAACATCTGATTACAAGATAATTAACTCAAATAAATTAGAAAAAATATTAGGGTACGAATTTATCTACCCAAACCCGTTATATTTTCCAGTAGAAAGTTAA